From a single Nematostella vectensis chromosome 3, jaNemVect1.1, whole genome shotgun sequence genomic region:
- the LOC125561229 gene encoding uncharacterized protein LOC125561229, giving the protein MVGEKDSSTYRKKRKRVFYGKQKQELNRSDRDESSQTTRGLDEEPGPSHSRSADYTPDHSEQAPASASRKKLSDHGYNESFDGEFSSDDQSLSEFDSDHEDESGDDAEACEYRVVDLGCLSSYLSDVHEGKLEIKETTSARAGLKSSFEVKCSSCHETETLTTSSQIH; this is encoded by the exons ATGGTGGGGGAAAAAGACTCATCGACGTAccgaaagaaaagaaaacgcgTGTTTTACGGCAAGCAAAAACAGGAGCTGAACCGCTCAGACAGAGATGAAAGCTCTCAAACAACTCGTGGCCTCGACGAAGAACCAGGACCCTCACACTCTCGATCGGCAGATTATACTCCAGATCACAGTGAACAAGCTCCAGCAAGTGCTTCTAGAAAGAAGCTTAGCGACCATGGCTACAATGAAAGCTTTGACGGAGAGTTTTCTTCGGACGATCAAAGCCTTTCAGAATTTGACTCAGACCACGAGGATGAATCTGGTGATGATGCTGAAGCCTGCGAATATCGAGTCGTGGACTTGGGATGCCTCTCTTCATATCTTTCCGATGTTCATGAAG gtaaacttgaaataaaagaaactacTTCAGCAAGGGCAGGGCTGAAATCCTCTTTCGAGGTTAAGTGCAGTTCCTGTCATGAAACTGAAACTCTGACAACATCAAGTCAAATCCACTGA